In Longimicrobium sp., the following are encoded in one genomic region:
- the cdaA gene encoding diadenylate cyclase CdaA — translation MNGWTGRFGFLTPGWTDLLEIAIVAVLCYRILVVLAGTRAIQMLLGLSSLVALYGVARLIHLQLIEYLLETFFRFGVIAALIVFQPELRSALAHLGKNRLFGGFTRLEGNQVAEEIAEAAEELSRNKTGAIIAVERGVGLGEYVETGTPLHARVSSALLQNIFTPYSLLHDGAAIISGDEIVAAGSILPLTQSPVTDRTLGTRHRAALGLSEETDALVVVVSEETGVISLAHRGRLERGFTPDRLRDLLRGEVRAAG, via the coding sequence ATGAACGGGTGGACGGGACGCTTCGGCTTCCTCACCCCCGGGTGGACGGACCTGCTGGAGATCGCCATCGTGGCGGTGCTCTGCTACCGCATCCTCGTCGTGCTCGCAGGCACCCGCGCCATCCAGATGCTCCTGGGGCTCTCGTCGCTCGTTGCGCTGTACGGCGTCGCGCGGCTGATCCACCTCCAGCTCATCGAGTACCTCCTGGAGACCTTTTTCCGCTTCGGCGTCATCGCCGCGCTGATCGTCTTCCAGCCCGAGCTGCGCAGCGCCCTCGCGCACCTGGGGAAGAACCGTCTTTTCGGGGGCTTCACGCGCCTGGAAGGCAATCAGGTGGCCGAGGAGATCGCCGAGGCCGCCGAGGAGCTGTCGCGCAACAAGACGGGCGCCATCATCGCCGTGGAGCGCGGCGTGGGGCTGGGCGAGTACGTGGAGACCGGCACGCCGCTGCACGCGCGCGTCTCCTCCGCGCTCCTGCAGAACATCTTCACCCCATACTCCCTCCTCCACGACGGCGCAGCCATCATCAGCGGCGACGAGATCGTGGCCGCCGGCTCCATCCTCCCCCTTACGCAGTCCCCCGTGACGGACCGCACCCTGGGCACGCGCCACCGCGCCGCCCTGGGCCTCTCCGAAGAGACCGATGCCCTGGTCGTGGTCGTCTCCGAGGAAACGGGTGTGATCTCCCTCGCGCACCGCGGCCGCCTGGAGCGCGGGTTCACGCCGGACCGGCTGCGGGACCTGCTGCGCGGGGAGGTGCGGGCGGCGGGGTGA